Proteins from a genomic interval of Brachybacterium vulturis:
- a CDS encoding RelA/SpoT family protein, which yields MPQEPASPPPRASVPTGGERSASGASDLSMPRSPSPPSRRSRSRRSFFSSRAGTSVDPLLAPLLETITAVSPKENPDLVRRAYTVAEQAHRGQTRKSGDPYITHPVSVAMILAELGSPAEVVAAALLHDTVEDTDYSLERLRSEFGEVIAVLVDGVTKLDKVTYGEAAQAETVRKMIVAMSRDVRVLLIKLADRLHNARTWKYVPAASAERKAKETLEIYAPLAHRLGLNTMKWELEDRSFQVLYPKVYEEIVSLVAQHAPAREQYLATVSTQINEDLRKAKIKAEVTGRPKHYYSIYQKMIVRGRDFSDIYDLVGVRVLVDTVRDCYGVLGTLHARWSPVQGRFKDYIALPKFNLYQSLHTTVIGPTGKPVEIQIRTREMHRRAEYGVAAHWKYKAMAGSPGGGDAAAGSNDAAWLRQLMDWQKETTDSGEFLDSLRFEINTQEVYVFTPKGDVLALPQGATPVDFAYSVHTEVGHRTIGARVNGRLVSLESSLSTGDVVEVFTSKSPDAGPSRDWLGFVQSPRARSKIRHWFSKERRGEALEKGKEELAKALRRQDLPMRRLLTHDTLATAADDLNLPSVDALYTSIGEGHTGAQHVVEKLRASFGGSVGAEEDVAEITMPSRVRSRAGREERRASETDQGVIVDGHADLWVKLAKCCAPVPGDPIVGFITRGSGISVHHETCTNAIQLQEQQPDRMVEVSWSGRHSAAYLVHIKIEALDRPRLLTDIALVISEQQVNLHSASAQSNSDRLATSFFSFELADPSHLQSVLAHVRRIEGVYDVYRVTADGKPVGAAAPLTSR from the coding sequence ATGCCGCAGGAGCCAGCATCCCCGCCCCCGAGGGCCTCCGTGCCGACGGGCGGCGAGCGCAGCGCGTCCGGAGCGTCGGACCTCTCGATGCCCCGGTCCCCGTCACCGCCCTCCCGCCGGAGCCGTTCGCGACGCTCCTTCTTCTCCTCACGTGCCGGCACCTCCGTCGACCCGCTGCTGGCCCCGCTGCTGGAGACCATCACGGCGGTCAGCCCGAAGGAGAACCCTGACCTCGTCCGTCGCGCGTACACCGTGGCGGAGCAGGCCCATCGCGGACAGACGCGCAAGAGCGGCGACCCCTACATCACCCATCCGGTGTCGGTCGCCATGATCCTCGCGGAGCTGGGTTCCCCGGCCGAGGTGGTCGCCGCCGCACTCCTGCACGACACGGTCGAGGACACCGACTATTCCCTCGAGCGGCTGCGCAGCGAGTTCGGCGAGGTGATCGCCGTGCTGGTGGACGGCGTGACGAAGCTCGACAAGGTCACCTACGGCGAGGCCGCGCAGGCGGAGACCGTCCGCAAGATGATCGTGGCGATGAGCCGCGACGTGCGGGTGCTGCTGATCAAGCTCGCCGACCGGCTGCACAACGCGCGCACCTGGAAGTACGTCCCGGCCGCCTCCGCGGAGCGGAAGGCGAAGGAGACCCTCGAGATCTACGCGCCGCTGGCGCACCGGCTGGGCCTGAACACCATGAAGTGGGAGCTCGAGGACCGCTCGTTCCAGGTGCTGTACCCGAAGGTCTACGAAGAGATCGTCTCCCTGGTCGCGCAGCACGCCCCGGCCCGGGAGCAGTACCTCGCCACCGTCTCCACCCAGATCAACGAGGACCTGCGGAAGGCGAAGATCAAGGCCGAGGTCACGGGCCGTCCCAAGCACTACTACTCGATCTACCAGAAGATGATCGTGCGCGGCCGGGACTTCTCCGACATCTACGACCTGGTCGGGGTGCGCGTGCTGGTGGACACCGTCCGCGATTGCTACGGCGTGCTCGGCACCCTGCACGCACGCTGGTCACCGGTCCAGGGACGGTTCAAGGACTACATCGCACTGCCGAAGTTCAACCTCTACCAGTCGCTGCACACCACGGTGATCGGCCCCACCGGCAAGCCGGTGGAGATCCAGATCCGCACCCGGGAGATGCACCGGCGGGCGGAGTACGGCGTCGCCGCGCACTGGAAGTACAAGGCGATGGCCGGCAGCCCGGGGGGCGGGGACGCCGCCGCGGGCAGTAACGACGCGGCCTGGCTCCGCCAGCTCATGGACTGGCAGAAGGAGACCACGGATTCGGGGGAGTTCCTGGACTCGCTGCGCTTCGAGATCAACACGCAGGAGGTGTACGTCTTCACTCCGAAGGGGGACGTGCTGGCCCTCCCGCAGGGAGCCACGCCGGTCGACTTCGCCTACTCCGTGCACACCGAAGTGGGGCACCGCACCATCGGGGCACGGGTCAACGGCCGCCTGGTCTCCCTCGAGTCGTCGCTGTCCACGGGGGACGTGGTCGAGGTCTTCACCTCGAAGTCCCCCGACGCGGGCCCCAGCAGGGACTGGCTGGGCTTCGTGCAGTCGCCGCGCGCACGCAGCAAGATCCGTCACTGGTTCTCGAAGGAGCGCCGGGGTGAGGCACTCGAGAAGGGCAAGGAGGAGCTCGCCAAGGCGCTGCGTCGGCAGGATCTGCCCATGCGCCGGCTGTTGACCCACGACACCCTCGCCACCGCCGCCGACGACCTGAACCTCCCCTCGGTCGATGCGCTGTACACCTCGATCGGCGAGGGGCACACCGGGGCGCAGCACGTGGTCGAGAAGCTGCGGGCCTCGTTCGGCGGAAGCGTCGGCGCAGAGGAGGACGTGGCCGAGATCACCATGCCCTCCCGGGTGCGGTCCCGGGCCGGACGCGAGGAGCGGCGCGCCTCGGAGACCGACCAGGGCGTCATCGTCGATGGCCACGCCGATCTGTGGGTCAAGCTCGCCAAGTGCTGCGCGCCGGTGCCGGGGGATCCCATCGTCGGCTTCATCACGCGCGGTTCGGGCATCTCGGTCCACCATGAGACCTGCACGAACGCGATCCAGCTGCAGGAGCAGCAGCCCGATCGCATGGTCGAGGTCTCCTGGTCCGGTCGTCACAGCGCCGCGTATCTCGTGCATATCAAGATCGAGGCGCTGGATCGTCCGCGTCTGCTCACCGATATCGCCCTGGTGATCTCCGAGCAGCAGGTGAATCTGCACTCCGCCTCCGCGCAGTCCAACAGTGATCGCCTCGCCACCAGCTTCTTCTCCTTCGAGCTGGCCGATCCCTCGCATCTGCAGTCCGTGCTCGCGCACGTACGGCGGATCGAGGGCGTCTACGACGTGTACCGGGTCACGGCCGACGGCAAGCCCGTGGGCGCTGCGGCCCCGCTGACGTCCCGCTGA
- a CDS encoding adenine phosphoribosyltransferase: MTAAAGSDAAPGAAEIDALLSSHISEHPDFPIPGVLFRDITPLLRDPVALRTVIRHWATLLPEGVEYLVGTEARGFVLGAPLAYEIGAGFIPVRKAGKLPGAPAGLTYDLEYGSARIEIPQDSFPAGARVLLVDDLLATGGTAAATLELTRRFDVEVLGATFLIELAALRGRDRLAGTALSTVWRIEG; encoded by the coding sequence GTGACCGCCGCGGCCGGGTCCGACGCCGCCCCCGGCGCCGCAGAGATCGACGCGCTGCTGAGCTCGCACATCTCCGAGCATCCCGATTTCCCGATCCCGGGCGTGCTGTTCCGGGACATCACCCCGCTGCTGCGCGACCCCGTCGCGCTGCGCACCGTGATCCGGCACTGGGCGACCCTGCTGCCCGAGGGCGTCGAGTATCTCGTCGGCACCGAGGCGCGCGGCTTCGTGCTCGGAGCCCCGCTGGCGTACGAGATCGGGGCCGGCTTCATCCCGGTGCGCAAGGCCGGGAAGCTCCCCGGCGCTCCCGCAGGGCTGACCTATGACCTGGAGTACGGCAGCGCGAGGATCGAGATCCCGCAGGACTCCTTCCCGGCCGGGGCGCGCGTCCTGCTGGTCGACGACCTGCTGGCGACCGGCGGCACCGCAGCGGCGACCCTCGAGCTGACCCGCCGGTTCGACGTCGAGGTGCTCGGCGCCACGTTCCTCATCGAGCTCGCGGCGCTCCGAGGACGCGATCGACTGGCGGGCACCGCGCTCTCGACCGTCTGGCGGATCGAGGGCTGA
- the secF gene encoding protein translocase subunit SecF gives MTATFARFGNQLHDGRRTVPIVTRRRTWYLFSLVLIVLLAVFSVVRGPNFGIEFTGGSEFQVAGVADTEQSSAREVIRDHLPENEPKITVLGQDTMRVQTEHLDSGETAAVAADLAAAYGVSTDAVSSSFIGPVWSGDVTQKMLRGVIVFLALVAGMMALYFRNLKSSLAAMGALLHDMLVTVGVYLVVGLEITPGTVIGFLTVMGYSLYDTIVVFDKVRENTAGLARQTRTTYAEQVQRAANQTLVRSINTSVVALLPVGAILFIGAFLLGAGTLKDISLALFIGIIAGTYSSVFLAPGFLVDLRRRDPEIAAHTENVLRARHGEDTEQLAPADALGTADAADVEGEAGDDREGATGTDSAEPAGPPAAAPPRRQPRRTTRRRRTSEGGGR, from the coding sequence ATGACCGCGACCTTCGCCCGCTTCGGGAATCAGCTCCATGACGGTCGTCGTACCGTCCCGATCGTCACCCGGCGCCGCACCTGGTATCTGTTCAGCCTCGTCCTGATCGTGCTGCTCGCGGTGTTCTCCGTGGTGCGGGGACCGAACTTCGGCATCGAGTTCACCGGCGGCTCCGAGTTCCAGGTCGCCGGGGTGGCCGATACCGAGCAGTCCTCGGCCCGTGAGGTGATCCGCGACCACCTGCCGGAGAACGAACCGAAGATCACGGTGCTGGGGCAGGACACCATGCGTGTGCAGACCGAGCACCTGGACTCGGGCGAGACGGCCGCCGTCGCCGCGGATCTCGCCGCGGCCTACGGGGTCTCCACCGATGCCGTCTCGAGCTCCTTCATCGGACCGGTGTGGAGCGGAGACGTCACCCAGAAGATGCTGCGCGGTGTGATCGTGTTCCTGGCGCTGGTCGCCGGGATGATGGCGCTGTACTTCCGCAACCTCAAGTCCTCTCTGGCCGCGATGGGCGCCCTGCTCCACGACATGCTGGTCACGGTGGGCGTGTATCTGGTGGTCGGCCTCGAGATCACCCCGGGCACCGTGATCGGTTTCCTCACCGTGATGGGGTACTCGCTCTACGACACCATCGTGGTCTTCGACAAGGTGCGCGAGAACACCGCCGGTCTGGCCCGCCAGACCCGCACCACCTATGCCGAGCAGGTGCAGAGGGCCGCCAACCAGACGCTCGTGCGCTCCATCAACACCTCGGTGGTGGCGCTGCTGCCGGTGGGCGCGATCCTGTTCATCGGCGCCTTCCTGCTCGGCGCCGGCACGCTCAAGGACATCTCGCTGGCCCTGTTCATCGGCATCATCGCCGGCACCTACTCCTCGGTCTTCCTGGCTCCGGGCTTCCTCGTGGACCTGCGCCGTCGCGATCCCGAGATCGCCGCGCACACCGAGAACGTGCTGCGAGCGCGGCACGGGGAGGACACGGAGCAGCTCGCACCCGCCGACGCTCTGGGCACAGCGGACGCCGCGGACGTCGAGGGCGAGGCCGGGGACGACCGCGAGGGGGCGACGGGGACGGACTCCGCGGAGCCGGCGGGACCTCCCGCCGCGGCACCCCCGCGGCGACAGCCGCGCCGCACCACCCGTCGCCGTCGCACCTCCGAGGGAGGAGGCCGGTGA